In the genome of Luteitalea pratensis, the window GTGGTAGCCCCCGGCGCCAAGGAACAGCGCCCCGGGATAGCTCCAGGTCGTCTTGTCGAAGCCGAGGCCAGCGGCATAGAACGCCGCCGCGCGATCGAGATCGCCGACGTGCAGGTGCACGTGCCCCATGACCGTGCCTGCGGGCATGCCTTCCCAGGGGGCATCACCCGCGGTGGCGAGCAGGCCTTGTACGTCCACGGGGTCGGTGGCCATCTTCAACTGGCGTCCGAGACGACGCCAGGACGTCCGCGGGCGATCGGCGTACACCTCGATGCCGAGACCATCCGGATCCGAGATGTAGAACGCCTCGCTCACGAGGTGATCGCCTGCGCCGACGTGGAGGCCGGTACTCGAGAGATGGCGAACCAATCGTGCGAGTCCCGGGCGATCGGGTAGCAGGATGGCGTAGTGGTACAAGCCGAGCCTGTCGCCCCGCGCGGCCGTTTGCGATCCGGGCCGCTCTACCAGGTGGACGAGCATGCGATCGTCGCCGCGGGCCGCGAGTGACGCCTCATCGGCCGTCTGCCCGACGACGCGCAGCCCGAGCACGTCCTGGTAGAAGGGCAGCGAGCGGTCGAGATCGGCCACCTGCAGCCGCACACCGCCGAGCGCGGTGGCCTCGGGCAGCCGGAATCCTCGCGGCGGCTCCCCGTAGCTGCCGGGTGTGGCGGGTTGCTCGCCCTGGGCCTCGCGCTCGACGTCGTCGCTCATGGCAGTTCGCGTACGCGGATGTTCCTGAACTCGACCGGCGACCCTTCCGCCTCGAGACAGAGGAACCCGGTCCGCGGATCGGCGCCGCGTCCGCCAGAGACTTCTTCACCGTTCACCCATAGCCGGATCTCGCCGTTCACGCCGCGGACGTAGTAGTGATTCCACTCGCCGACGCCGTGGCTGTGTTCCGACCGGGGGTAGCTGCGCGAGCCGTCGGGCGAGCGTGGCTCGAACGGTTCCAGCTTCGAGTTGCCCACCGCGAAGATGTCGCCGTTGGTGGTGAACCAGTTGTCCGGTTTGCCGGGATTGCGCTCGCGGAACCACTGCCGGTACCCGTGGTCGAGCATCTGGATCTCGATGCCCCACCGCGGCAGGTGATCGGGCTTGAGGTCGTCGAGCGCCTTCATCGGCACCCACGCGAAGACACCCGAATTCCCGGCAGACTTCATGTGCCGCCACTCGATCACCAATTCGAAGTTCAGGAACTGATCGCGCGTGCGCATGACGCCGATCGGCACGCCCGTCGACTTCAGGATCTCGCCCTCCCACTTCCACGTGTCTGGATGGCCGTTGACCGGGGCGAAATCGGCGGCTCCGAGCGTGCGCCAGCCGGGGCCCGTGCCGTCGATGTACGCCTTTGCCGTGACCGTCGAGGCCGGCGCCTGGCCGGCGACGTCGACGCCGAGCACGCCGGCGGTGAACAAGGACACCGAGAGCAGGAGGGTAGGGATCCGCATCCGGCGACGGTACGGCGAGGTCGGAGGTGCCGTCAATGGCTGGGCGTCCGCTCGCGGCCCGGCCGCCACCGTGAATCCGCCTGGACCTGCTACAGTGCGCGGCACACGCAGGGAGCGATCCATGACCACCCGTACCTTCTCGCTGGCTCTGGCACTTGCAGCCGCCACCGGCGCCGCGGCCGCGGTGCAACGACCCGCAAGCGATGGCCTGCTGATGAAGTCGGCCCTGTTCACCTGGGAGTCGGTGCCCGAACGTCCGACCGAGCAGGGCGCACGCCGGACCGTGTTCGCCGCACCGACCGCCACGCTCGACGAACTCGAATACCACACGACGACGCTGAAGCCGGGTGCGTCGCCGCACGCGCCGCACACGCACAAGAACGAGGAACTGCTGATCATCAAGGCCGGCGAGGTCGAGGCGTACGTGAATGGCGAGTGGAAGCTGGCACCGACCGGCTCTCTGGTGTTCTTCGCCTCGATGGTGCCGCACACGGTCCGCAATCGCGGTACGGTGCCGGCCACCTATCACGTGGTGAACTGGGCCGCGCCTGGCACGAAGGCGGTGTCAGCGGAGGCGAAGTGACACGCCCGCCGTCGCCGCTGACGTGTGGCACTGCGCTGCTGTTGGTCCTCCTCGCGTTGCCGGTCACCGCCGCGCAGCAAGCGCCCGGCGCCGCACCAGTCGCACCCGTCGCACCCGTCAACAACGCCGCGCCGACGGTCAGGGCCGCGGGCGTCGGCCACTTCGAGGCGAGTGCCGACATCGGCGCGCCCGCCATCAGTGGCTCCACGACGTACGACGTCGCCACGCAGACATACACGCTCTCCGCTGGTGGAGCCAACATGTGGGCCGCGCGTGATGAGTTCCAGTTCGCGTGGCGACGGATGTCGGGCGACTTCGTCATGCGCGCACACGTACGGTTCCTCGGCGAGGGCACCGATCCGCACCGCAAGATCGGCATCATCGTCCGCAAGGGACTCGAAGCGGATTCTCCATACGTCGATGCCGTGCGTCACGGTGACGGCCTGACGTCCCTGCAGCGCCGCGACGAGCCCGGCGGCGTGACCACGCAGGCCATCGCGTCGATTACCCACGCAGAGGTCCTCGAACTGAAGCGGGAGGGAAAACGGTACGTGATGGGCGTGGCGAAGTTCGGCGAGCCGATGGTCCATACCGAGGTGTTCGGGCCCGAATTGGGCGAGCAGGTGTACGTGGGGTTGTTCGCGTGTGCGCACAACGCGACTGTCAAGGAGACGGCCGTCTTCAGCAACGTCAGGATCGTCGTGCCGCCGAAGGCCGGATGGGTGCCGTATCGCGACTACATCGGCAGCAATCTCGAAGTGATGGATATCAGGACCGGCGCACGCACCGTGGTGCACACGTCGCCGATCTCGATCCAGGCGCCGAACTGGACGCCGGACGGCAAGACGCTCATCTTCAACGGCAGCGGCAAGCTGTGGACGTTCGATCTCGCCACGCGGGCCGTTGCCGAGTTGCCGACCGGGCGTGCCACCCGCAACAACAACGATCACGTCCTCTCGACCGACGGCACGATGCTCGGGATCAGCAGCCAACACAGCCAGGAACCTGGAGACAACGGCCGCTCGGTCATCTACGTGGTGCCGACCACCGGCGGCGAGCCGACTCGCGTGACGCCCAATTCGCCGTCCTACCTGCACAGCTGGTCACTCGACAAGCAGTGGCTCTTCTATACCGGTCAACGCAACAACGAGCTCGACATCTACAAGATTGCAGTGAGCGGGGGCGAGGAAGTCCGCCTCACCACCACGGAAGGCGTCGACGACGGATCGGAGCTGACCCCGGACGGGCAGTGGCTGTACTTCAACTCGAACCGATCCGGCCACATGCAGATCTGGCGCATGAAGCCGGACGGGTCGAATCAGCAGCAGATCACGTTCGACCGCTTCAACAACTGGTTCCCGCACATCTCGCCCGATGGCAAGTCGATGGTGATCATCTCCTACGGCGAGGACATCGCGTCGGGCGACCACCCGTTCTACAAACACGTCTACCTCAGGCACATGGCCCTCGACGGCTCGAACGCGAAGGTGATTGCCTACGTGTACGGCGGCCAGGGGACGATCAACGTGCCGTCGTGGTCGCCCGACGGCACCCGGATCGCGTTTGTCAGCAACTCGGCACTGCCGGCGCCGCACTGAACCCGACGCCGGTGACCCGGGTGCCGGAGCTCGACCTTGCCCCTTCGCGCGCCGGGGCCGTGTCGCCTTTCGGCCGCCGATCTCGATGACTCCGGTACGGGCCCCCTTTTCCGGGCCCCATCTTTCAGGGAGTCATCATGAGCTCGACCATTCAGCCGCACAACCTTCGCGCCGCCGCCGTCTGGAGCCGGGGCGGCAAGGCCTACGACGAAATCAGCAGGGGCATCGCCGATGCAATCGAGCACTGCGTGCTTCGGCTCGATCCCCAGCCCATCGAGCGCGTGCTCGACCTCTCGACCGGCACCGGCTGGACGTCCCGGCTCGTCGCGCGGCGCGGCGCGACCGTCGTCGGCGCCGACATCGCGGAAGACCTCCTCGAGGCAGCTCGCGCGCGGGCGATAGCCGACGGCCTGGACATCGAGTACCGGCTCGCCGACGCGGAGCGCATGCCATTCGGGGATGGGACATTCGACGCCGTCGTCTCGACATTCGGCGTCATGTTCGCCGCCAACCCCGAGGCGGCGGCGTCCGAACTCGCGCGCGTCGTCCGCCCTGGCGGCCGCATGGCGCTGTCCACATGGGCGCCTGACGGCACGGTGTTCGGCATGTTCCGGGTGATGCGGGCGTACATGCCGGAGCCGCCCTCTCCCGCACCGCCCTCGCCGTTTGCCTGGGGTCGTCCGGAGCGCGTCCGCGAGTTGCTGGGCGAGGCATTCGACCTGCGTTTCGAGAGCGGGACGTCGTTCTACCGGGAGCCGAGCCCGCAAGCGGCGTGGCACACGTTCTCGACCGGCTACGGACCGACGCGCACGTTGTACGAGAACCTCGACGACGAGCGCCGCGAGGGGCTGCGCAACGATTTCATCGCGTTCCATGCCGGCTTCGCGAACGACCTAGGGATCTGCGTCCCTCGCGAGTACTGCATCACGATCGGCACGCGACGCTAGATCGCGCGCAACCAGGGCGCGACTATCGCGCCGAGACCGACAACGACGCCGACGCGAGCGCGCGTCGCGCGGCGTCGAGCGACCAGTCGTCCTGGGGCATGGTGCGCCGGCGGCTCGGGACGACATCGGGAGCCAGCTCGCGCAACCGTAGCCCTTCGCGAAGCAATGACTCCGCTTCCGTTGGTTCGCCGAGCGCGAGGCACACGGCCCCGGCGTTCAGCGTGAAGATCGCCACGAGTTGGTGTGTCTCGCCCAGCGACGCGCGCGCCACGCCGATCGCGGTGCGCAGCGTGGCCAGCGCCTCGCGATGCCGCCCCCGGGCCGCCTGTACACGCGCGAGCGAGTTCAGCGTCAGGGCGACGGTCGGATGATCCGGACCGACCGACTCACGCTGCAGTTCCAGCGACGTACGCAGTTGGGCATCGGCGCCCGCGAGGTCGCCGCGTGCGTACGCGATCAGCGCCAGGTCGTGTCGCGTCGTCGCCGCGTTCGGATGCCGTGGACCATGCGTCTCGATGCTCACGCCGAGCGCGTGTCGGAGCAACGCCTCTGCGGCGTCGAGGTCGCCCCGGAGGCGTAGCACCGATGCCAGGTTGTTCTCGCTGACGGCTGTCTCGCTATGCCGATCGCCGAGCAGCCGTCGCCGCACCGCAAGACCTTCGCGATGCGCCGCTTCGGCGCGGTCATCCAGGCGCAGGTCCTGATACAGGCGCCCGAGTTCGGCCAGCACAACGCCCGTTTCGGCACTTCCCTCGGGCTGCAACCGCT includes:
- a CDS encoding VOC family protein, which encodes MSDDVEREAQGEQPATPGSYGEPPRGFRLPEATALGGVRLQVADLDRSLPFYQDVLGLRVVGQTADEASLAARGDDRMLVHLVERPGSQTAARGDRLGLYHYAILLPDRPGLARLVRHLSSTGLHVGAGDHLVSEAFYISDPDGLGIEVYADRPRTSWRRLGRQLKMATDPVDVQGLLATAGDAPWEGMPAGTVMGHVHLHVGDLDRAAAFYAAGLGFDKTTWSYPGALFLGAGGYHHHVGVNTWAGPGAPPAGPGDARLLEWTLALPDATAVAAVRASLDAAGFDVEHSGDAFITRDPWGTAVRVLNER
- a CDS encoding 3-keto-disaccharide hydrolase; amino-acid sequence: MRIPTLLLSVSLFTAGVLGVDVAGQAPASTVTAKAYIDGTGPGWRTLGAADFAPVNGHPDTWKWEGEILKSTGVPIGVMRTRDQFLNFELVIEWRHMKSAGNSGVFAWVPMKALDDLKPDHLPRWGIEIQMLDHGYRQWFRERNPGKPDNWFTTNGDIFAVGNSKLEPFEPRSPDGSRSYPRSEHSHGVGEWNHYYVRGVNGEIRLWVNGEEVSGGRGADPRTGFLCLEAEGSPVEFRNIRVRELP
- a CDS encoding cupin domain-containing protein codes for the protein MTTRTFSLALALAAATGAAAAVQRPASDGLLMKSALFTWESVPERPTEQGARRTVFAAPTATLDELEYHTTTLKPGASPHAPHTHKNEELLIIKAGEVEAYVNGEWKLAPTGSLVFFASMVPHTVRNRGTVPATYHVVNWAAPGTKAVSAEAK
- a CDS encoding TolB family protein, yielding MTRPPSPLTCGTALLLVLLALPVTAAQQAPGAAPVAPVAPVNNAAPTVRAAGVGHFEASADIGAPAISGSTTYDVATQTYTLSAGGANMWAARDEFQFAWRRMSGDFVMRAHVRFLGEGTDPHRKIGIIVRKGLEADSPYVDAVRHGDGLTSLQRRDEPGGVTTQAIASITHAEVLELKREGKRYVMGVAKFGEPMVHTEVFGPELGEQVYVGLFACAHNATVKETAVFSNVRIVVPPKAGWVPYRDYIGSNLEVMDIRTGARTVVHTSPISIQAPNWTPDGKTLIFNGSGKLWTFDLATRAVAELPTGRATRNNNDHVLSTDGTMLGISSQHSQEPGDNGRSVIYVVPTTGGEPTRVTPNSPSYLHSWSLDKQWLFYTGQRNNELDIYKIAVSGGEEVRLTTTEGVDDGSELTPDGQWLYFNSNRSGHMQIWRMKPDGSNQQQITFDRFNNWFPHISPDGKSMVIISYGEDIASGDHPFYKHVYLRHMALDGSNAKVIAYVYGGQGTINVPSWSPDGTRIAFVSNSALPAPH
- a CDS encoding class I SAM-dependent methyltransferase, whose protein sequence is MSSTIQPHNLRAAAVWSRGGKAYDEISRGIADAIEHCVLRLDPQPIERVLDLSTGTGWTSRLVARRGATVVGADIAEDLLEAARARAIADGLDIEYRLADAERMPFGDGTFDAVVSTFGVMFAANPEAAASELARVVRPGGRMALSTWAPDGTVFGMFRVMRAYMPEPPSPAPPSPFAWGRPERVRELLGEAFDLRFESGTSFYREPSPQAAWHTFSTGYGPTRTLYENLDDERREGLRNDFIAFHAGFANDLGICVPREYCITIGTRR